A region of Jannaschia sp. W003 DNA encodes the following proteins:
- a CDS encoding lysophospholipid acyltransferase family protein, giving the protein MPAADADRPTLGTPGYRPYDRAALSYAATFDDPLRAGAIRAVEWMTGKRRLLALIRRFEREGVERGQAFWSHALRVMGIELRVDEAALAHIPASGPVVVVANHPHGLVDGMVLAALIGRRREDYRILTRSLLCDVPEIERFVIPVPFPHAPDAHARMMAMRARAAYQLRRGGVVALFPAGAVAAARTWRGEAVEAPWTAFTAKLVREGGATVVPVRFSGCNSRAYQVAGLVSPVLRQGLLLHEVVHALNRPQAPVIGAPIPPEAWAPEAANATRFAAWLRARCLSASA; this is encoded by the coding sequence ATGCCGGCGGCCGACGCGGACCGGCCGACCCTCGGCACCCCCGGCTACCGTCCCTACGACCGCGCGGCCCTCAGCTACGCCGCCACCTTCGACGACCCCCTGCGCGCGGGCGCGATCCGGGCCGTGGAGTGGATGACCGGCAAGCGGCGCCTTCTCGCGCTGATCCGCCGCTTCGAGCGCGAGGGGGTGGAGCGCGGGCAGGCCTTCTGGTCCCACGCGCTGCGCGTCATGGGCATCGAGCTGCGGGTCGACGAGGCCGCGCTCGCGCATATTCCCGCGAGCGGCCCCGTGGTGGTGGTGGCGAACCATCCCCACGGGCTGGTGGACGGGATGGTGCTGGCCGCGCTGATCGGGCGTCGGCGCGAGGACTACCGCATCCTCACCCGCAGCCTGCTCTGCGACGTGCCCGAGATCGAGCGCTTCGTGATCCCGGTGCCGTTCCCCCACGCCCCGGACGCCCATGCCCGCATGATGGCGATGCGCGCGCGGGCGGCCTACCAGCTGCGCCGCGGCGGGGTGGTGGCGCTGTTCCCTGCCGGTGCGGTGGCCGCGGCGCGGACGTGGCGGGGCGAGGCGGTCGAGGCGCCCTGGACGGCGTTCACCGCCAAGCTCGTACGCGAGGGCGGGGCGACGGTGGTGCCGGTGCGCTTCAGTGGGTGCAACAGCCGGGCCTACCAGGTGGCGGGGCTCGTCTCGCCGGTGCTGCGCCAGGGGCTGCTGCTGCACGAGGTGGTGCATGCGCTGAACCGCCCGCAGGCGCCCGTGATCGGCGCGCCGATCCCGCCCGAGGCCTGGGCGCCCGAGGCCGCGAACGCCACGCGCTTCGCGGCCTGGCTGCGCGCGCGGTGCCTCAGCGCGTCGGCGTAG
- a CDS encoding HPr family phosphocarrier protein yields MPSEIMKIVNEKGLHARASARFVETVERFDAHATVLRDGMEAAGDSIMGLLMLAAARGTTIEVETGGSEAEALMAALRELVADRFGEGM; encoded by the coding sequence ATGCCGAGCGAGATCATGAAGATCGTGAACGAGAAGGGCCTCCATGCGCGGGCCTCGGCCCGGTTCGTGGAGACCGTGGAGCGCTTCGACGCCCACGCCACGGTGCTGCGCGACGGCATGGAGGCGGCGGGCGATTCGATCATGGGGCTGCTGATGCTGGCCGCCGCCCGGGGCACCACGATCGAGGTGGAGACCGGCGGCTCGGAGGCGGAGGCGCTGATGGCGGCCCTGCGGGAGCTGGTGGCCGACCGGTTCGGCGAGGGCATGTGA
- a CDS encoding electron transfer flavoprotein subunit alpha/FixB family protein, producing MAVLLIAEVTNGELQADATAKALTAAKQLGDVTVLCAGASAQAAGEAAAKLDGVSKVLVAEDASLGHRLAEPTAALIASLAGDYGHILAPSTTDAKNVMPRVAALLDVMVMSDVTAIVDADTFERPIYAGNAIQTVKSADAVKVMTIRTSTFDAAGEGGSVPVETVSAAENPALSEWVEDKVAESDRPELTSAGIVVSGGRGIGSEEDFAMIEKLADKLGAAVGASRAAVDSGYAPNDWQVGQTGKVVAPDLYIAVGISGAIQHLAGMKDSKVIVAINKDEEAPIFQVADYGLVADLFTAVPELTEKL from the coding sequence ATGGCGGTTCTTCTGATCGCGGAAGTCACGAACGGCGAGCTGCAGGCGGACGCGACCGCCAAGGCGCTGACCGCTGCCAAGCAGCTCGGCGACGTCACGGTGCTCTGCGCCGGCGCCTCGGCGCAGGCCGCCGGCGAGGCTGCCGCAAAGCTCGACGGCGTCTCGAAGGTGCTGGTCGCCGAGGACGCCTCGCTGGGCCACCGCCTGGCCGAGCCGACGGCCGCGCTGATCGCCTCGCTGGCGGGCGACTACGGCCACATCCTCGCGCCCTCCACCACGGACGCCAAGAACGTGATGCCCCGCGTCGCGGCCCTCCTGGACGTGATGGTGATGTCGGACGTCACCGCGATCGTCGACGCCGACACCTTCGAGCGCCCGATCTACGCGGGCAACGCGATCCAGACCGTGAAGTCGGCGGACGCGGTGAAGGTGATGACGATCCGCACCTCGACCTTCGACGCGGCCGGCGAAGGCGGCTCGGTTCCGGTCGAGACCGTCTCCGCGGCCGAGAACCCCGCGCTGTCGGAATGGGTCGAGGACAAGGTCGCCGAGAGCGACCGCCCCGAGCTGACCTCGGCGGGCATCGTCGTCTCCGGGGGCCGCGGCATCGGCTCCGAGGAGGACTTCGCGATGATCGAGAAGCTGGCCGACAAGCTGGGCGCCGCCGTGGGCGCGTCGCGCGCCGCGGTGGACTCGGGCTATGCGCCGAACGACTGGCAGGTGGGACAGACCGGCAAGGTGGTCGCTCCCGACCTCTACATCGCGGTCGGCATCTCGGGCGCGATCCAGCACCTCGCGGGCATGAAGGACTCGAAGGTCATCGTGGCCATCAACAAGGACGAGGAGGCGCCGATCTTCCAGGTGGCCGACTACGGCCTCGTGGCCGACCTCTTCACCGCCGTGCCGGAGCTGACCGAGAAGCTCTGA
- a CDS encoding PTS sugar transporter subunit IIA → MIGIVIVAHGGLAEEYRRAIEHVMGPQEGLRAVAVGAFDDRSAKQLEICDAADAVDTGDGVVVVTDMFGGSPSNLSLPACVPRDRVIFYGANLPSLIKLARSRAKPVSEAVALAKAAGTRYMDVAHGPAA, encoded by the coding sequence ATGATCGGGATCGTGATCGTCGCTCACGGGGGCTTGGCCGAGGAATACCGCCGGGCGATCGAGCACGTCATGGGACCGCAGGAGGGGCTGCGCGCGGTGGCGGTCGGGGCCTTCGACGACCGCTCCGCCAAGCAGCTCGAGATCTGCGATGCGGCCGATGCGGTGGACACGGGCGACGGCGTGGTGGTGGTGACCGACATGTTCGGCGGCTCGCCCTCGAACCTCAGCCTGCCGGCCTGCGTGCCGCGCGACCGCGTCATCTTCTACGGCGCGAACCTGCCCAGCCTCATCAAGCTCGCCCGCTCCCGCGCGAAGCCCGTCTCGGAGGCCGTGGCCTTGGCCAAGGCCGCGGGCACGCGCTACATGGACGTCGCGCACGGGCCTGCCGCCTGA
- a CDS encoding SDR family oxidoreductase — translation MRTILITGCSSGIGHHAAHAMKARGWRVFAACRREADCERLRAEGLESPRIDYEAPDTIETGLAEVLAATGGRLDALFNNGAYAIPGLVEDLPTDALRAIFEANFFGWHDLARRVIPVMRAQGHGRIVQNSSVLGFAAMPWRGAYNATKFALEGLTDTLRLEMRGTGIHVVLIEPGPITSRFRANARLQFERWIDWEASARREDYRAQIRRFEQTGTDRFELGPEAVTAKLVHAVEAARPRPRYYVTVPTHLGGALRRILPTRALDAVFARN, via the coding sequence ATGCGGACCATCCTCATCACCGGCTGCTCCTCGGGCATCGGCCACCACGCCGCGCACGCCATGAAGGCCCGCGGCTGGCGCGTGTTCGCCGCTTGCCGCCGCGAGGCCGACTGCGAACGCCTGCGCGCCGAGGGGCTGGAGAGCCCGCGCATCGACTACGAGGCGCCTGACACCATCGAGACCGGATTGGCGGAGGTGCTGGCGGCGACCGGGGGCCGGCTGGATGCGCTGTTCAACAACGGCGCCTACGCGATCCCGGGCCTCGTGGAGGATCTGCCCACCGACGCCCTGCGCGCGATCTTCGAGGCCAACTTCTTCGGCTGGCACGACCTCGCCCGCCGCGTGATCCCGGTGATGCGGGCGCAGGGCCACGGGCGGATCGTGCAGAACTCCTCCGTGCTCGGCTTCGCCGCCATGCCGTGGCGCGGCGCCTACAACGCGACCAAGTTCGCGCTCGAGGGCCTGACCGACACGCTGCGCCTCGAGATGCGCGGCACCGGCATCCACGTGGTGCTGATCGAACCGGGCCCCATCACCTCGCGCTTCCGCGCGAACGCGCGTCTCCAGTTCGAGCGCTGGATCGACTGGGAGGCCTCGGCGCGGCGCGAGGACTACCGCGCCCAGATCCGGCGCTTCGAGCAGACCGGCACGGATCGCTTCGAGCTGGGGCCGGAGGCGGTGACCGCAAAGCTGGTCCACGCGGTTGAGGCCGCCCGCCCGCGCCCCAGATACTACGTCACGGTGCCCACCCATCTCGGCGGCGCACTCCGACGCATCCTTCCGACCCGCGCCCTCGACGCGGTGTTCGCCCGAAACTGA
- a CDS encoding SH3 domain-containing protein, which translates to MFRLTFTLAAALYAGFVIWGDPDQLAEERAPAPVILAENAAPDGPVVLETNASSRAQVTRDAAAAPAAALIAAAAPAPADTFSQPALIGEPKRVSLVEPAATPVAVTTASVDGVEGLMKVSGSRVNLRLGPSTGNGVVDSLVRGTLVEQIGDPVNGWVELRDVATGATGYMAARFLEPA; encoded by the coding sequence ATGTTTCGATTGACCTTCACGCTCGCCGCGGCGCTTTACGCCGGATTCGTGATCTGGGGCGACCCCGATCAGCTCGCGGAGGAGCGTGCGCCCGCCCCCGTGATCCTCGCCGAGAACGCGGCCCCGGACGGCCCCGTCGTGCTGGAGACCAACGCGTCGAGCCGTGCGCAGGTCACGCGCGACGCCGCCGCGGCGCCCGCCGCCGCCCTGATCGCCGCCGCCGCGCCCGCCCCGGCCGACACCTTCTCGCAGCCCGCACTGATCGGCGAGCCCAAGCGCGTGTCGCTGGTCGAGCCGGCCGCGACCCCGGTCGCCGTGACGACCGCGTCGGTGGACGGCGTCGAGGGCCTGATGAAGGTCTCGGGCAGCCGCGTGAACCTGCGCTTGGGCCCCTCCACGGGCAACGGCGTGGTCGACAGCCTCGTGCGCGGCACGCTGGTCGAGCAGATCGGCGATCCGGTGAACGGCTGGGTCGAGCTGCGCGACGTGGCGACGGGCGCCACCGGCTACATGGCCGCTCGCTTCCTCGAGCCGGCGTAA
- a CDS encoding twin transmembrane helix small protein, with protein MADDPLFLVVAGACLVVLLILLTGIGGFAKGGDFNRKYANKLMRWRVIAQFVAVLLLLGFVWLRAGSGS; from the coding sequence ATGGCCGACGATCCCCTTTTCCTCGTGGTGGCGGGCGCCTGCCTCGTCGTGCTGCTGATCCTGCTGACCGGCATCGGCGGCTTCGCCAAGGGCGGCGACTTCAACCGAAAGTACGCCAACAAGCTGATGCGCTGGCGCGTGATCGCGCAGTTCGTGGCCGTGCTCCTGCTGCTCGGCTTCGTGTGGCTGCGCGCCGGGTCGGGCTCCTGA
- a CDS encoding DNA topoisomerase IV subunit A — protein MTNPKDTGPKGTGGPHAVVSEPLAQAIGERYLTYALSTIMHRALPDARDGLKPVHRRILFAMRELRLSSTGGFRKSAKISGDVMGNYHPHGDAAIYDAMARLAQDFAVRYPLVDGQGNFGNVDGDNPAASRYTEARMTAAAEALLAGLEADAVDWRDNYDGTLQEPVVLPAAFPNLLANGAAGIAVGMATNIPPHNMDELIEGCLRLIKSPNVSDEVLAGLIPGPDFPTGGVMVEPPASILESYRTGRGAFRLRCRWEVEDLGKGQWQIVVTEIPYQVAKGKLIEKLADLIQTKRVPILADVRDESADDIRIVLEPRARTVVPETLMATLFRLSDLETRFSLNMNVLIDGVTPKVCSLREVLRAFLDHRREVLLRRSRHRMAKIDHRLEVLEGFIVAYLNLDRVIDIIRYDDAPKAALMHEDWGAPRPRATSEADYRSPLPTERDPDLSAVQAEAILDMRLRALRRLEELALLKERDALMEERAGLEDLLENEGVQWKAISAELREVRKRFGKGTPLGARRTTIEEAAAVEEVPLEAMIDREPITVVLSRMGWVRALTGHKALDRELKFKDGDGPHLAFHAETTDRLVVWASNGRAYTVPASNLPGGRGMGEPLRLMADMPQEAEIVAMFVHVPGRRLVVASTAGDGFVVPEDELIASKRAGKQVLNLRGDVRAMVPVEARGDHVACVGENRKMLLFPLAELPEMPRGKGVRMQRFRDGGLSDLAVIALEEGLKWLDPAGRTRHQTDLSDWVGTRGQAGRMAPRGFPRDNRFAPPPAAAEPAG, from the coding sequence ATGACCAATCCGAAAGACACCGGCCCGAAGGGCACCGGCGGCCCGCACGCCGTCGTCTCCGAGCCGCTGGCGCAGGCCATCGGCGAGCGCTACCTGACCTACGCGCTTTCCACGATCATGCACCGCGCGCTGCCCGACGCGCGCGACGGGCTGAAGCCCGTGCACCGGCGCATCCTGTTCGCGATGCGCGAGCTGCGGCTCTCGTCCACCGGGGGCTTCCGCAAGTCGGCCAAGATCTCGGGCGACGTGATGGGCAACTACCATCCCCACGGGGATGCCGCGATCTACGACGCCATGGCGCGCCTCGCCCAGGACTTCGCGGTGCGCTACCCGCTGGTGGACGGGCAGGGCAACTTCGGCAACGTCGACGGCGACAACCCGGCCGCCTCGCGCTACACCGAGGCGCGCATGACCGCGGCCGCCGAGGCGCTGCTGGCGGGGCTGGAAGCGGACGCCGTGGACTGGCGCGACAACTACGACGGCACCCTGCAGGAGCCGGTGGTGCTGCCGGCGGCCTTCCCGAACCTCCTGGCCAACGGCGCGGCGGGCATCGCCGTGGGCATGGCTACCAACATCCCGCCCCACAACATGGACGAGCTGATCGAGGGCTGCCTGCGCCTGATCAAGTCGCCGAACGTCTCGGACGAGGTGCTGGCGGGGCTGATCCCCGGCCCCGACTTCCCCACCGGGGGCGTGATGGTCGAGCCGCCCGCCTCGATCCTCGAATCCTACCGGACGGGGCGCGGCGCCTTCCGCCTGCGCTGCCGCTGGGAGGTCGAGGACCTGGGCAAGGGCCAGTGGCAGATCGTGGTCACCGAGATCCCCTACCAGGTCGCCAAGGGCAAGCTGATCGAGAAGCTGGCCGACCTGATCCAGACCAAGCGGGTGCCCATCCTGGCGGACGTGCGCGACGAGAGCGCCGACGACATCCGCATCGTGCTCGAGCCGCGCGCCCGCACGGTGGTGCCCGAGACGCTGATGGCGACGCTGTTCCGCCTCTCGGACCTCGAGACGCGGTTCTCGCTGAACATGAACGTGCTGATCGACGGCGTGACGCCCAAGGTCTGCAGCTTGCGCGAGGTGCTGCGCGCCTTCCTCGATCACCGCCGCGAGGTGCTGCTGCGCCGCTCGCGCCACCGCATGGCCAAGATCGACCATCGGCTGGAGGTGCTGGAGGGGTTCATCGTGGCCTACCTGAACCTCGACCGGGTGATCGACATCATCCGCTACGACGACGCGCCCAAGGCTGCGCTGATGCACGAGGACTGGGGCGCGCCGCGCCCGCGCGCCACCTCAGAGGCCGACTACCGCTCGCCGCTGCCCACGGAGCGCGATCCCGACCTCTCGGCGGTGCAGGCCGAGGCGATCCTCGACATGCGCCTGCGCGCCCTGCGCCGGCTGGAGGAGCTGGCCCTCCTGAAGGAGCGCGACGCGCTGATGGAGGAGCGGGCCGGGCTGGAGGACCTGCTGGAGAACGAGGGCGTCCAGTGGAAGGCGATCTCGGCCGAGCTGCGCGAGGTGCGCAAGCGCTTCGGCAAGGGCACGCCGCTGGGCGCGCGCCGCACCACCATCGAGGAGGCCGCCGCCGTCGAGGAGGTGCCGCTCGAGGCCATGATCGACCGCGAGCCGATCACGGTGGTGCTCTCGCGCATGGGCTGGGTGCGGGCGCTGACGGGGCACAAGGCCTTGGACCGGGAGCTGAAGTTCAAGGACGGCGACGGCCCCCACCTCGCGTTCCACGCCGAGACCACGGACCGGCTGGTCGTCTGGGCCTCGAACGGGCGCGCCTACACGGTACCGGCCTCGAACCTGCCCGGCGGGCGCGGCATGGGCGAGCCGCTGCGCCTGATGGCCGACATGCCGCAGGAGGCCGAGATCGTGGCGATGTTCGTCCACGTTCCGGGGCGGCGCCTCGTGGTCGCCTCCACCGCCGGCGACGGCTTCGTGGTGCCCGAGGACGAGTTGATCGCCTCGAAGCGCGCGGGCAAGCAGGTGCTCAACCTGCGCGGCGATGTGCGGGCCATGGTTCCCGTGGAAGCGCGGGGCGACCACGTCGCCTGCGTCGGCGAGAACCGCAAGATGCTGCTGTTCCCGCTCGCCGAGCTGCCTGAGATGCCGCGCGGCAAGGGGGTGCGGATGCAGCGCTTCCGCGACGGCGGGCTGTCGGACTTGGCCGTGATCGCGCTGGAGGAGGGGCTCAAGTGGCTCGACCCCGCGGGGCGCACCCGCCACCAGACCGACCTCTCGGACTGGGTAGGCACGCGCGGGCAGGCGGGACGCATGGCGCCGCGCGGCTTTCCGCGGGACAACCGCTTCGCGCCGCCGCCCGCGGCCGCCGAGCCGGCGGGCTGA
- the rapZ gene encoding RNase adapter RapZ, producing the protein MPSEHDSTDLILVTGPSGAGRTTAIHALEDVGFEAIDNLPLSLIGALLASDEGRRPLALGLDVRNRDFSIDAAQALVERLRSDPDRIVRLLYLDCAPDTLVSRFSETRRRHPLAPDEDVETGVARERDLLIPLLEQADIVIDTTALTIHELKAELQSTLAHGHTRRLALSLQSFSYKRGMPRGLDMAFDVRFLRNPHWVPELRGLTGRDAPVAEHVAGDERFAGFFRRVEDLILSLLPAYRDEGRAHLAIGFGCTGGRHRSVAVTERLAARLAEAGWRVSTRHRELDRRGRGPARGLQ; encoded by the coding sequence ATGCCGTCCGAGCACGACTCCACGGACCTGATCCTCGTGACCGGCCCTTCGGGCGCCGGGCGCACCACCGCGATCCACGCGCTGGAGGATGTGGGTTTCGAGGCGATCGACAACCTGCCGCTCTCGCTGATCGGCGCGCTGCTGGCGAGCGACGAGGGCCGGCGCCCGCTCGCGCTCGGGCTCGACGTGCGCAACCGGGACTTCAGCATCGACGCCGCGCAGGCGCTGGTGGAGCGGCTGCGCTCGGATCCCGACCGGATCGTGCGCCTGCTCTACCTCGACTGCGCGCCCGACACGCTGGTGTCCCGCTTCTCCGAGACGCGCCGCCGTCACCCCCTCGCGCCCGACGAGGACGTCGAGACCGGCGTGGCGCGCGAGCGCGACCTTCTGATCCCGCTCCTGGAGCAGGCCGACATCGTGATCGACACCACCGCGCTGACGATCCACGAGCTGAAGGCGGAGCTGCAGTCCACGCTGGCGCACGGGCACACCCGGCGGCTGGCGCTCTCGCTCCAGTCGTTCAGCTACAAGCGCGGCATGCCGCGGGGGCTCGACATGGCGTTCGACGTGCGCTTCCTGCGCAACCCCCACTGGGTGCCCGAGCTGCGGGGCCTGACGGGGCGCGACGCCCCCGTCGCCGAGCACGTGGCCGGCGACGAGCGCTTCGCCGGCTTCTTCCGCCGGGTGGAGGACCTGATCCTCTCGCTCCTGCCCGCCTACCGCGACGAGGGGCGCGCGCATCTCGCCATCGGTTTCGGCTGTACCGGCGGGCGCCACCGCTCCGTTGCCGTAACGGAAAGACTGGCGGCCCGTCTTGCGGAAGCGGGGTGGCGGGTATCTACTCGTCACAGGGAGCTGGACCGCCGTGGACGCGGACCGGCGCGAGGACTGCAATGA
- a CDS encoding 3-hydroxybutyryl-CoA dehydrogenase yields MEIERIGIVGAGQMGGGIAHVCALAGYDVLMTDVGQEALDGSLALIRRNLDRAVERGKVVAADRDAALGRIATTMTLSDLGRTDLVIEAATERETIKQAIFEDLVPHLQPHTILTSNTSSISITRLASRTDRPERFMGFHFMNPVPVMQLVELIRGIATDDATFTACKGVVDRLGKQAATAEDFPAFIVNRILMPMINEAVYTLYEGVGTVTSIDTSLRLGANHPMGPLELADFIGLDTCLAIMNVLHDGLADTKYRPCPLLVKYVEAGWLGRKTRRGFYDYRGEGDPTPTR; encoded by the coding sequence ATGGAGATCGAGCGGATCGGCATCGTGGGCGCGGGGCAGATGGGCGGCGGGATCGCCCATGTCTGCGCGCTGGCAGGCTACGACGTGCTGATGACCGACGTGGGCCAGGAGGCCCTCGACGGCAGCCTCGCGCTCATCCGGCGCAACCTCGACCGGGCGGTGGAGCGCGGCAAGGTCGTGGCCGCGGACCGCGACGCCGCGCTGGGCCGCATCGCCACCACCATGACGCTCTCGGACCTCGGGCGCACCGACCTCGTGATCGAGGCGGCGACCGAGCGCGAGACCATCAAGCAGGCGATCTTCGAGGATCTGGTGCCGCACCTGCAGCCGCACACGATCCTCACCTCGAACACCTCGTCGATCTCGATCACGCGCCTCGCCAGCCGCACCGACCGGCCCGAGCGGTTCATGGGCTTCCACTTCATGAACCCCGTGCCGGTCATGCAGCTCGTGGAGCTGATCCGCGGCATTGCCACGGACGATGCCACCTTCACGGCCTGCAAGGGCGTTGTGGACCGCCTCGGCAAGCAGGCCGCCACCGCCGAGGACTTCCCGGCCTTCATCGTCAACCGCATCCTGATGCCGATGATCAACGAGGCGGTGTACACGCTCTACGAGGGCGTCGGCACCGTGACCTCGATCGACACCTCGCTGCGGCTCGGCGCGAACCATCCCATGGGGCCGCTGGAGCTGGCGGACTTCATCGGGCTCGACACCTGCCTTGCCATCATGAACGTGCTGCACGACGGGCTGGCGGACACCAAATACCGCCCCTGCCCGCTCCTGGTGAAGTACGTCGAGGCCGGCTGGCTGGGCCGCAAGACCCGGCGCGGCTTCTACGACTACCGCGGCGAGGGCGACCCTACGCCGACGCGCTGA
- a CDS encoding DUF6473 family protein: MTFHARRIDGDALPWSLPGGKLAFRGPAVDPEGPFVAVLGASEVAGRHVAEPFTHSLSHALAMPVANLGVQNGGADVILREREGILAMAARAEVTVLQTLGLHNLTNRFYRVHPRRNDRFLRPSKLMRETFGRADFSDFVFTRHMTAALRGHGAFPYAQLVAELQAAWVARMQEIVIRIPNRIVLLHIEGTRGAAQGDDPLRVTDAMIEAVMRGCDAEVRCDVREMYDDVHLEEMQFAPEERESARHALPPVAHDLVAERLVRAVGPLLRGCPAPARSARRHDA, translated from the coding sequence ATGACCTTCCATGCCCGCCGGATCGACGGAGACGCCCTTCCCTGGAGCCTTCCCGGGGGCAAGCTCGCGTTCCGCGGCCCCGCGGTCGACCCGGAGGGGCCCTTCGTGGCGGTTCTCGGCGCCTCCGAGGTCGCCGGGCGTCACGTGGCCGAGCCGTTCACCCACTCGCTGAGCCACGCGCTGGCGATGCCGGTGGCGAACCTCGGGGTGCAGAATGGCGGCGCCGACGTGATCCTGCGCGAGCGCGAGGGCATCCTCGCCATGGCCGCACGGGCCGAAGTGACGGTGCTGCAGACCCTGGGCCTCCACAACCTCACCAACCGCTTCTACCGCGTGCACCCGCGCCGCAACGACCGGTTCCTGCGCCCCTCGAAGCTCATGCGCGAGACGTTCGGCCGGGCCGACTTCAGCGACTTCGTGTTTACGCGCCACATGACGGCGGCGCTGCGCGGACACGGCGCGTTTCCCTACGCGCAGCTCGTGGCCGAGCTGCAGGCCGCCTGGGTCGCGCGCATGCAGGAGATCGTGATCCGCATTCCGAACCGCATCGTGCTGCTGCACATCGAGGGCACGCGCGGCGCCGCGCAGGGGGACGACCCGCTGCGGGTCACGGATGCCATGATCGAGGCGGTGATGCGGGGCTGCGACGCGGAGGTGCGCTGCGACGTACGGGAGATGTACGACGACGTGCACCTCGAAGAGATGCAGTTCGCTCCCGAGGAACGCGAGAGCGCCCGCCACGCGCTGCCGCCCGTCGCCCACGACCTCGTGGCCGAGCGGCTGGTGCGCGCCGTGGGGCCGCTGCTGCGCGGGTGCCCGGCCCCGGCGCGCTCCGCCCGCCGGCACGACGCATGA
- a CDS encoding electron transfer flavoprotein subunit beta/FixA family protein → MKVLVPVKRVIDYNVKVRVKADGSGVDLANVKMSMNPFDEIAVEEAIRLKEKGAAEEVIAVSIGVKQNQETLRTALAMGADRAILVIASEDVHQDIEPLAVAKILKAVIDEEQPGLVLAGKQAIDNDMNATGQMLSALLGWSQATFASKLEIEGDHASVTREVDGGLQTIKVKMPAIVTVDLRLNEPRYASLPNIMKAKKKPLDEKTAADYGVDVAPRLEIVKTSEPETRKAGEMVASVDELVAKLKEAGAV, encoded by the coding sequence ATGAAGGTGCTGGTACCCGTGAAGCGGGTGATCGACTACAACGTGAAGGTCCGCGTGAAGGCGGACGGATCGGGCGTGGACCTCGCCAACGTGAAGATGTCCATGAACCCCTTCGACGAGATCGCCGTCGAGGAGGCCATTCGCCTGAAGGAGAAGGGCGCCGCCGAGGAGGTGATCGCCGTCTCGATCGGCGTGAAGCAGAACCAGGAGACGCTGCGGACCGCCCTCGCGATGGGCGCCGACCGTGCGATCCTCGTGATCGCCTCCGAGGACGTGCACCAGGACATCGAGCCCCTCGCGGTGGCCAAGATCCTCAAGGCCGTGATCGACGAGGAGCAGCCGGGGCTCGTGCTGGCCGGCAAGCAGGCCATCGACAACGACATGAACGCGACTGGCCAGATGCTCTCCGCCCTCCTGGGCTGGAGCCAGGCCACCTTCGCCTCGAAGCTGGAGATCGAGGGCGACCACGCCTCGGTGACCCGCGAGGTGGACGGCGGCCTGCAGACCATCAAGGTGAAGATGCCCGCCATCGTCACTGTGGACCTGCGCCTCAACGAGCCGCGCTACGCCTCCCTGCCCAACATCATGAAGGCCAAGAAGAAGCCCCTCGATGAGAAGACGGCGGCCGACTACGGCGTCGACGTCGCGCCGCGGCTGGAGATCGTGAAGACCTCGGAGCCCGAGACGCGCAAGGCCGGCGAGATGGTGGCCTCGGTCGACGAGTTGGTGGCGAAACTCAAGGAAGCGGGGGCGGTCTGA
- a CDS encoding cob(I)yrinic acid a,c-diamide adenosyltransferase — MVVLSKIYTRTGDGGTTALGDGSRVSKTALRVETYGTADETNAAVGMARLHAEGDMDAALARIQNDLFDLGADMCRPAPSQDGAAEYAPLRMTAEQVDRLEREIDAMNDALEPLRSFVLPGGSALAAHLHLCRTVSRRAERLAVALAAEEEVTEAAVRYLNRLSDWFFVASRIANDDGRADVLWVPGANR; from the coding sequence ATGGTCGTCCTGAGCAAGATCTACACCCGCACCGGCGACGGCGGCACCACGGCGCTCGGCGACGGCTCCCGCGTCTCCAAGACCGCGCTGCGCGTGGAGACGTATGGGACCGCCGATGAGACCAACGCCGCCGTGGGCATGGCCCGCCTCCACGCCGAGGGCGACATGGACGCGGCCCTCGCCCGCATCCAGAACGACCTCTTCGACCTCGGCGCCGACATGTGTCGCCCCGCCCCCTCGCAGGACGGCGCCGCCGAGTACGCGCCCCTGCGCATGACCGCCGAGCAGGTCGACCGGCTCGAGCGCGAGATCGACGCGATGAACGACGCGCTCGAGCCGCTGCGCTCCTTCGTGCTGCCGGGCGGCTCGGCGCTGGCCGCGCACCTGCACCTGTGCCGTACCGTCTCGCGCCGCGCCGAGCGCCTCGCCGTTGCGCTGGCGGCCGAGGAGGAGGTCACCGAGGCCGCCGTGCGCTACCTCAACCGCCTTTCGGACTGGTTCTTCGTCGCCTCGCGCATCGCCAACGACGACGGCCGCGCCGACGTGTTGTGGGTTCCGGGGGCGAACCGCTGA